A single region of the Salvia miltiorrhiza cultivar Shanhuang (shh) chromosome 8, IMPLAD_Smil_shh, whole genome shotgun sequence genome encodes:
- the LOC131001892 gene encoding uncharacterized protein LOC131001892, with product MRNPPTLLSLAIDSAVLNFSRISDLSFVPEHILLDLLERILLAGKLNEKILKLFIATGKEEVLSFIESLNIRQPLIPVLPTRCSERF from the exons ATGAGAAATCCGCCCACTCTTCTTTCACTCGCAATTGACTCAGCTGTCCTTAATTTCTCTCGAATTTCCGATCTTTCCTTCGTCCCCGAGCACATTCTTCTCGATCTCTTGGAG AGGATATTATTAGCTGGAAAACTGAATGAGAAGATTTTGAAGTTATTTATTGCAACGGGGAAAGAAGAAGTCCTTTCTTTCATTGAATCACTTAATATCCGACAACCTCTGATTCCTGTTCTTCCAACTA GATGCTCTGAGAGATTTTGA
- the LOC131001891 gene encoding probable UDP-arabinopyranose mutase 5 gives MAEVTIKNDEVDIVIGAIQSDLTSFMEAWRPFFSHFHLIIVKDPDLKEELVIPGGFNLHVYTKSDIDKVVGSSTGGISFSGYACRYFGYLVSRKKYIISVDDDCVPAKNSNGELVDPVSQHIINLSTPATPFFFNTLYDPYCEGADFVRGYPFSLRTGVECGLSCGLWLNLADFDAPTQALKPSLKNTRYVDAVLTVPARSMLPVSGINIAFNTELVGPALTPAFRLAKEGNLRWETVEDIWTGMCVKVICDHLRLGVKSGLPYVWRQERGNAIESLKKEWEGVKLMEDVVPFFQSLRLSETSVTAEDCVAEIAAAVKERLGPVNPKFGSAAATMVEWMKLWKRVRAQ, from the coding sequence ATGGCTGAGGTTACCATTAAAAATGATGAGGTGGACATTGTCATTGGTGCTATTCAGTCTGATCTTACATCATTCATGGAAGCATGGAGACCATTCTTTTCCCATTTTCACCTAATAATTGTCAAGGATCCCGACCTAAAAGAGGAACTTGTGATTCCTGGTGGATTCAACCTGCATGTCTATACAAAGTCTGACATAGATAAAGTTGTTGGCTCGTCAACGGGTGGCATTTCTTTTTCTGGCTATGCTTGCCGCTACTTTGGCTATCTTGTATCGCGTAAAAAATATATCATCTCAGTTGATGATGACTGTGTCCCTGCCAAAAACAGCAACGGGGAGTTGGTCGATCCTGTATCCCAGCATATCATCAATCTCTCGACCCCAGCTACTCCTTTTTTCTTCAACACTCTCTATGATCCTTACTGTGAGGGGGCTGATTTTGTCCGGGGCTATCCTTTCAGCTTACGTACTGGAGTAGAATGCGGTCTTTCGTGTGGGCTGTGGCTCAATCTTGCAGATTTTGATGCACCTACGCAGGCCCTGAAGCCATCGTTGAAGAATACTAGGtacgttgatgcagttcttacAGTACCAGCAAGGTCTATGCTGCCTGTGAGTGGGATCAACATCGCTTTCAACACTGAGTTGGTCGGACCTGCACTGACACCGGCGTTTAGGCTGGCGAAGGAAGGTAATCTGAGGTGGGAAACAGTCGAAGATATATGGACCGGGATGTGTGTGAAGGTTATCTGCGACCACCTGAGGCTTGGCGTGAAGAGTGGGCTCCCATATGTGTGGAGGCAGGAGCGAGGCAACGCCATAGAGAGCTTGAAGAAAGAGTGGGAAGGCGTAAAGCTTATGGAGGATGTTGTCCCATTCTTCCAATCATTGCGGCTATCTGAAACGTCTGTGACAGCAGAGGACTGTGTGGCTGAGATAGCTGCAGCCGTGAAGGAGCGCCTGGGGCCCGTAAATCCTAAATTTGGCAGCGCAGCTGCAACTATGGTGGAGTGGATGAAACTATGGAAGCGCGTACGAGCTCAGTAG
- the LOC131001893 gene encoding uncharacterized protein LOC131001893, giving the protein MAEQEEGENPASIDELHKLEIPTRRVKNIMKLDKDINKVNSEALFLVASSTQFFLQFLAEKSAHAAVEKKRKTVTVEHIRVATKRHRPTADFLLDSLPMPPQPTEKNPPGDRAKSRPDKKPVPFATRSIDAFFQKTT; this is encoded by the coding sequence ATGGCAGAGCAAGAGGAAGGAGAAAACCCTGCCTCCATCGACGAGCTGCACAAGCTCGAGATCCCGACTCGCCGAGTCAAGAACATCATGAAACTCGACAAGGATATCAACAAGGTCAACTCCGAAGCCCTGTTCCTAGTCGCCTCCTCCACCCAGTTCTTCCTTCAATTCCTCGCTGAGAAATCGGCGCACGCCGCCGTcgagaagaagagaaaaactgTAACAGTCGAACACATTCGAGTTGCTACCAAACGACACCGTCCGACTGCTGATTTTCTGCTCGATTCTCTCCCGATGCCTCCTCAGCCGACCGAGAAGAATCCACCGGGGGATCGTGCTAAATCGCGGCCAGATAAGAAACCCGTTCCTTTCGCCACTCGTTCAATTGATGCTTTCTTTCAAAAGACTACTTAA